One genomic segment of Pseudomonas sp. p1(2021b) includes these proteins:
- a CDS encoding carbohydrate deacetylase, with the protein MPSQVIVNADDFGMSPHTNAVILQAFQAGLISSATAMANMPAFAAACALARQPELLGRIGLHFNLTQGRPLSQAILAEPRFCSPTGEFAFALKRTTLRLSRRERAAVEQELHAQWQHCLAHGLVPSHLDSHQHVHNIWPVGEVVARFARSQGVPVRLARNLGRNIGPVKHLYKSLLNRRLRQLSGATADYVCTPADLKAGLAPAHGILEIVTHPSALGGQDFGDAYLPTGESLQSLVEQQLRQTQRIGYGAVPRLVES; encoded by the coding sequence ATGCCCTCCCAGGTCATAGTCAACGCTGACGACTTCGGCATGAGCCCACACACCAATGCGGTGATCCTGCAAGCGTTCCAGGCCGGGCTGATCAGTTCGGCCACGGCCATGGCCAACATGCCCGCCTTCGCTGCGGCCTGCGCCCTGGCTCGCCAGCCCGAACTGCTGGGCCGGATAGGCCTGCACTTCAACCTCACCCAGGGGCGGCCGTTGAGCCAGGCGATTCTCGCCGAGCCACGATTCTGTTCGCCTACCGGGGAGTTCGCCTTCGCGCTCAAACGCACGACCCTGCGCCTGTCCCGGCGCGAGCGTGCCGCCGTGGAGCAGGAACTGCACGCGCAATGGCAACACTGCTTGGCCCACGGCCTTGTGCCCAGCCACCTCGACTCGCACCAGCACGTGCACAATATCTGGCCGGTCGGCGAAGTGGTCGCGCGTTTTGCCCGCAGCCAAGGCGTCCCCGTGCGCCTGGCACGCAACCTCGGGCGCAACATCGGCCCGGTCAAGCACCTGTACAAGAGCCTGCTCAACCGCCGCCTGCGCCAGCTCAGTGGTGCCACGGCCGACTACGTCTGCACCCCGGCGGACCTCAAGGCCGGGTTGGCCCCGGCCCATGGCATCCTGGAAATCGTCACGCACCCCAGTGCCCTGGGCGGTCAGGACTTCGGCGACGCCTACCTGCCCACCGGCGAATCACTGCAATCGCTGGTCGAGCAGCAGCTCAGGCAAACCCAGCGCATTGGCTATGGAGCCGTGCCCAGGCTCGTCGAGTCCTGA
- a CDS encoding GNAT family N-acetyltransferase → MDLRLSWHDSLFVPDFPADEYEALRRRVPGSTPFNHLGWLQAAEGALQPGQRLQVLLGFRGAQLRLCLPLVRMREPYGPFNLPVVRHLGYPLSDRIALLVDLPEADADSVLQAIGKHLPHALLQLNEVSVQPYGWLGRWATASSHCEQRLSCMVPLHRISPADRQEPSGAPRYKLRRARKRIAACGARVRRVQASLNDIHALIEAVSAVEAASWKGDEEVGIFSGTQRRQWIYQAFTALAAEGLVCLVLLELDGRCISYRLGLLEQGRLYDYNLAFVPEHRDLGSGRVLLDEWIRWGLDEGWTWVDASRVSLHNSSHQLHERMTDSLEQWRLSLYSKRLDGRLLGLALRAWRLLKPYLNGHRRPLAAPAPSHLPQENPDALPGHSQR, encoded by the coding sequence ATGGACCTACGACTGAGCTGGCACGACTCGCTGTTCGTCCCCGACTTCCCGGCTGACGAATACGAGGCCCTGCGCCGGCGGGTGCCGGGTAGCACCCCGTTCAACCACCTAGGTTGGCTGCAGGCCGCCGAGGGCGCCCTGCAGCCCGGGCAACGCCTGCAGGTGCTGCTGGGTTTTCGGGGAGCGCAATTGCGGCTTTGCCTGCCACTGGTGCGCATGCGCGAACCGTACGGCCCGTTCAACCTTCCGGTGGTACGCCACCTGGGCTACCCCTTGAGCGACCGCATCGCCCTGCTCGTCGATCTCCCCGAAGCGGATGCAGACAGCGTGCTCCAGGCCATCGGCAAACACTTGCCCCACGCATTGCTGCAACTGAACGAAGTGTCGGTGCAGCCCTATGGCTGGCTGGGCCGGTGGGCCACAGCGAGTTCACATTGCGAGCAGCGACTGAGCTGCATGGTCCCGCTGCACCGGATCAGCCCGGCCGATCGCCAGGAGCCCAGCGGCGCGCCACGCTACAAGCTGCGCCGGGCGCGCAAACGCATCGCCGCCTGTGGAGCCCGGGTACGGCGCGTGCAAGCCAGCCTAAACGACATCCACGCTCTGATCGAGGCCGTCAGCGCCGTGGAGGCCGCCAGTTGGAAAGGTGATGAGGAGGTCGGGATCTTCTCGGGTACGCAGCGCCGCCAATGGATATACCAGGCGTTCACCGCCCTGGCCGCCGAAGGCCTGGTGTGCCTGGTGCTGCTGGAGCTGGACGGTCGCTGCATCAGCTACCGCCTCGGCCTGCTCGAACAAGGCCGGCTCTACGATTACAACCTGGCCTTCGTGCCGGAGCATCGCGACCTCGGCAGCGGCCGCGTGCTGCTGGACGAGTGGATTCGCTGGGGTTTGGACGAAGGATGGACCTGGGTCGACGCCTCCCGGGTCAGCCTGCACAACTCCAGCCACCAGCTGCACGAACGCATGACCGACTCGCTCGAACAATGGCGCCTTAGCCTCTACAGCAAGCGCCTGGACGGTCGCCTGCTGGGCCTGGCTCTGCGCGCCTGGCGGCTGCTCAAACCCTACCTGAACGGACACCGGCGGCCTTTGGCCGCCCCGGCACCATCCCATTTGCCACAGGAGAACCCCGATGCCCTCCCAGGTCATAGTCAACGCTGA